The DNA window TCTTCCGGATGACCTTGGCGTCGCCCTTGAAGACGATCTTGTCGCCGGCGAGGCGGCGGGTCAGCCTGGAGGACTTGTGCTCGAGGTAGTGGCGGCGGTTGGCCTGCTGGCGGCGCAGCTTGCCGCTGCCGGTCAGCTTGAAGCGCTTCTTAGCACC is part of the Arthrobacter sp. KBS0703 genome and encodes:
- the rpmI gene encoding 50S ribosomal protein L35, translating into MPKMKTHSGAKKRFKLTGSGKLRRQQANRRHYLEHKSSRLTRRLAGDKIVFKGDAKVIRKMLGI